A genome region from Gadus chalcogrammus isolate NIFS_2021 chromosome 5, NIFS_Gcha_1.0, whole genome shotgun sequence includes the following:
- the LOC130383004 gene encoding uncharacterized protein LOC130383004 isoform X1: MFTYICKVQHKSCSVFFQHLKFGHALYPGRTLRLKCGENGCSSVFYTYCGFKKHLLRVHGDCVASNSIVPLDNVRSNVCVPDPLPSEVSLVSYSAPLEKRQLLDMCSSIVAQVKASGVSESTMQSLVGSMEEFVNDVHVQAQDTVLKCLSSEVTEQTLNKVKDCFEQLENPFSSLNTETKRQRHFEKKWKIVEPVEHVLGVRYDLRKDRTTGVYSQIPVNDKFVYVPILGTLESMFTNRELSNCFQQVKLHEDGIFKDINDGSYFRNHPLFSQQEHALQIQLYYDDFETANPLGSKKGIHKLGCVYFILRNLPMKLNSVLMNIHLVALFHSEDLKKYGFDPILQPLVHDLKVLETEGIQVPFSDTPLNGSVIQVTGDNLAIHGLFGMVESFSATYCFRFCLTDKTRLQSVFSEDDPDLILRTKELYSEHCNAMAQNPTLVHSFGVKRTCPLNALQFFHSSDNYAVDIMHNLLEGVVQYELKLLFQ, from the coding sequence ATGTTCACCTACATTTGCAAGGTACAGCACAAAAGTTGCTCCGTTTTTTTTCAACATTTGAAGTTTGGTCATGCGTTGTACCCAGGACGTACATTGCGTTTGAAATGTGGAGAGAATGGGTGTTCTTCTGTTTTTTACACATATTGTGGATTCAAGAAACATTTATTGAGAGTACATGGAGACTGTGTAGCTTCAAATTCTATTGTTCCTTTGGACAATGTTCGCAGTAATGTTTGTGTTCCTGATCCACTGCCAAGTGAAGTTTCTCTCGTAAGCTACTCAGCTCCTCTTGAAAAAAGACAGTTACTGGATATGTGTAGCTCTATTGTGGCTCAAGTAAAAGCATCTGGAGTCTCTGAAAGTACTATGCAGTCTTTAGTTGGTTCAATGGAGGAATTTGTAAATGACGTCCATGTCCAAGCACAGGACACTGTTCTTAAATGTCTTTCATCTGAGGTAACTGAACAAACTCTAAATAAAGTTAAAGACTGTTTTGAGCAGCTCGAAAATCCATTTTCATCCCTCAATACTGAAACTAAGAGGCAAAGACATTTTGAGAAAAAATGGAAAATTGTGGAACCAGTTGAGCATGTTCTTGGTGTGCGTTATGATCTACGCAAGGATAGAACTACTGGTGTATACAGTCAAATTCCTGTTAATGACAAATTTGTTTATGTGCCTATTTTGGGAACTCTTGAGTCGATGTTTACTAATCGGGAACTCAGCAACTGTTTCCAGCAAGTGAAGCTTCATGAAGATGGCATTTTCAAAGACATTAATGATGGTTCATATTTCAGAAATCATCCATTATTTTCACAGCAAGAACATGCTCTTCAAATTCAGCTTTATTATGATGATTTTGAAACGGCCAATCCGCTAGGCTCTAAAAAGGGAATTCACAAACTTGGCTGtgtttactttattttaagGAATTTGCCAATGAAGCTGAATTCAGTTTTGATGAACATTCATCTTGTGGCGCTTTTTCATTCAGAGGACTTAAAGAAATATGGTTTTGATCCAATCCTACAGCCTCTTGTTCATGACTTAAAAGTTTTGGAGACGGAGGGAATCCAGGTACCCTTttcagatacaccattaaatgGGTCTGTTATTCAGGTTACTGGGGATAATTTAGCTATACATGGACTTTTTGGTATGGTTGAATCGTTCAGTGCAACTTACTGTTTTCGATTTTGTTTAACTGACAAGACACGTTTGCAGTCAGTCTTTAGTGAGGATGACCCAGACTTAATTCTTCGCACAAAGGAGCTCTACTCAGAACACTGCAATGCCATGGCACAAAATCCCActctagttcactcatttggtGTTAAGAGAACCTGTCCCCTAAATGCACTGCAATTTTTTCATTCCTCAGACAATTATGCAGTGGATATTATGCACAACCTACTAGAAGGTGTTGTACAGTACGAGTTAAAGCTTCTTTTTCAGTGA
- the LOC130383004 gene encoding uncharacterized protein LOC130383004 isoform X3 yields MGSMESDQVTMDIFGFAKFCRTLDIQANCKYDMSGCLTVGLRFVLHHILFFKKEMLVQVECKGVLKWVRIPMKDDRYDYFQFIQEVSAKFNLPNESDVDLKDSSGVDEDADIFDELVRSAAVSFKVFTEDSAEKEVSEASFCSEEGSFSPIESVRSFSSVESVSLGSTVITECTKARRRQLVEGPPDSKAAKDMVYVALHQKTGGEDIFKEYNATKGLSDQTRRKLVNILVADMVESHGRVPPINVRVTYALGIVTLFPNLKDKASPTGYEHYYNPHSGQGYLAYRLKTVQRNTTSDLKRSPKSADQHGPKTLRETSTSEQLSGDECREAMSVMKHSADQPVVKEKMKATFKHRQSMLHDPDQSSVILDHFHPILGYTRLD; encoded by the exons ATGGGCAGTATGGAGTCAGATCAGGTCACCATGGACATATTTGGATTTGCCAAATTTTGCAGGACACTTGATATACAGGCTAATTGCAAATATGACATGTCTGGATGTTTAACTGTTGGCCTGAGATTTGTGTTGcatcatattttattttttaaaaaagaaatgctggTTCAAGTGGAGTGCAAGGGTGTCCTGAAATGGGTTCGAATACCAATGAAGGATGACCGCTATGATTACTTTCAGTTCATTCAAGAAG TTTCAGCTAAATTCAACCTGCCAAATGAATCTGATGTGGACCTGAAGGACTCCTCAGGAGTTGATGAAGATGCTGACATTTTTGATGAGTTAGTGAGATCTGCTGCAGTATCTTTCAAGGTGTTCACTGAGGACTCTG CTGAGAAAGAGGTCTCTGAGGCCTCCTTCTGCTCAGAAGAGGGATCATTCTCACCCATTGAGTCTGTGAGGTCATTCTCATCAGTTGAGTCTGTGAGTTTAGGCTCCACTGTTATTACAGAATGCACCAAAGCACGGAGAAGGCAACTGGTAGAAGGACCACCTGACAGTAAGGCAGCAAAAGAT ATGGTCTATGTAGCTCTACATCAAAAAACCGGGGGTGAAGACATATTCAAAGAGTACAACGCAACCAAAGGCCTTTCTGATCAAACAAGAAGGAAACTCGTCAACATCCTGGTGGCAGATATGGTCGAGAGTCATGG GAGGGTCCCACCAATCAATGTCCGCGTGACCTATGCCCTAGGAATAGTCACCCTTTTCCCCAATTTGAAGGATAAGGCTTCACCAACTGGTTAT GAACATTACTACAATCCTCACAGTGGCCAAGGTTACCTGGCCTACAGATTGAAAACGGTTCAGCGCAATACCACAAGTGACTTAAAGAGGAGCCCCAAGTCTGCGGATCAACATGGCCCTAAGACCCTGCGTGAGACATCAACATCTGAGCAGCTGTCAGGTGATGAATGCAGAGAAGCGATGTCCGTGATGAAGCATTCAGCAGACCAACCAGTTGTTAAGGAGAAAATGAAGGCAACCTTCAAGCACCGTCAGAGTATGCTACACGATCCAGACCAGTCTTCAGTTATCCTAGATCACTTTCACCCGATTCTTGGATACACCAGGCTTG ATTAA
- the LOC130383004 gene encoding uncharacterized protein LOC130383004 isoform X2 gives MGSMESDQVTMDIFGFAKFCRTLDIQANCKYDMSGCLTVGLRFVLHHILFFKKEMLVQVECKGVLKWVRIPMKDDRYDYFQFIQEVSAKFNLPNESDVDLKDSSGVDEDADIFDELVRSAAVSFKVFTEDSAEKEVSEASFCSEEGSFSPIESVRSFSSVESVSLGSTVITECTKARRRQLVEGPPDSKAAKDMVYVALHQKTGGEDIFKEYNATKGLSDQTRRKLVNILVADMVESHGRVPPINVRVTYALGIVTLFPNLKDKASPTGYEHYYNPHSGQGYLAYRLKTVQRNTTSDLKRSPKSADQHGPKTLRETSTSEQLSGDECREAMSVMKHSADQPVVKEKMKATFKHRQSMLHDPDQSSVILDHFHPILGYTRLGKNYRDLLDVPVIKCVVYHVLIWFLSVLD, from the exons ATGGGCAGTATGGAGTCAGATCAGGTCACCATGGACATATTTGGATTTGCCAAATTTTGCAGGACACTTGATATACAGGCTAATTGCAAATATGACATGTCTGGATGTTTAACTGTTGGCCTGAGATTTGTGTTGcatcatattttattttttaaaaaagaaatgctggTTCAAGTGGAGTGCAAGGGTGTCCTGAAATGGGTTCGAATACCAATGAAGGATGACCGCTATGATTACTTTCAGTTCATTCAAGAAG TTTCAGCTAAATTCAACCTGCCAAATGAATCTGATGTGGACCTGAAGGACTCCTCAGGAGTTGATGAAGATGCTGACATTTTTGATGAGTTAGTGAGATCTGCTGCAGTATCTTTCAAGGTGTTCACTGAGGACTCTG CTGAGAAAGAGGTCTCTGAGGCCTCCTTCTGCTCAGAAGAGGGATCATTCTCACCCATTGAGTCTGTGAGGTCATTCTCATCAGTTGAGTCTGTGAGTTTAGGCTCCACTGTTATTACAGAATGCACCAAAGCACGGAGAAGGCAACTGGTAGAAGGACCACCTGACAGTAAGGCAGCAAAAGAT ATGGTCTATGTAGCTCTACATCAAAAAACCGGGGGTGAAGACATATTCAAAGAGTACAACGCAACCAAAGGCCTTTCTGATCAAACAAGAAGGAAACTCGTCAACATCCTGGTGGCAGATATGGTCGAGAGTCATGG GAGGGTCCCACCAATCAATGTCCGCGTGACCTATGCCCTAGGAATAGTCACCCTTTTCCCCAATTTGAAGGATAAGGCTTCACCAACTGGTTAT GAACATTACTACAATCCTCACAGTGGCCAAGGTTACCTGGCCTACAGATTGAAAACGGTTCAGCGCAATACCACAAGTGACTTAAAGAGGAGCCCCAAGTCTGCGGATCAACATGGCCCTAAGACCCTGCGTGAGACATCAACATCTGAGCAGCTGTCAGGTGATGAATGCAGAGAAGCGATGTCCGTGATGAAGCATTCAGCAGACCAACCAGTTGTTAAGGAGAAAATGAAGGCAACCTTCAAGCACCGTCAGAGTATGCTACACGATCCAGACCAGTCTTCAGTTATCCTAGATCACTTTCACCCGATTCTTGGATACACCAGGCTTGGTAAGAATTATAGAGACTTGCTTGATGTACCAGTTATTAAATGTGTTGTGTACCATGTTTTAATATGGTTTCTGTCTGTGTTAGATTAA